A genomic segment from Odontesthes bonariensis isolate fOdoBon6 chromosome 8, fOdoBon6.hap1, whole genome shotgun sequence encodes:
- the LOC142385764 gene encoding transmembrane protein 60-like, which yields MSLAQRVLLTWVFTLVFLIMLVLKLDGKVQWNWFLIFLPVWVFDGILILMLAIKMAGRCKPGYDPRNGSRDLRLRTWYLTAMLLKLGFCLTLCAKLEKLADVKLTFVCIPLWTMLLGALVELGLNIFPERREA from the exons ATGTCTCTGGCTCAGAGGGTTTTGTTGACCTGGGTCTTTACCCTGGTTTTCCTCATCATGCTGGTGCTCAAACTGGATGGGAAG GTGCAGTGGAACTggttcctcatcttcctcccagTCTGGGTCTTTGACGGCATCCTCATCCTCATGCTGGCCATCAAGATGGCTGGCCGCTGCAAACCCGGGTACGACCCACGAAACGGCTCACGGGACCTGCGTCTGCGCACCTGGTACCTGACAGCCATGCTGCTCAAGCTGGGCTTCTGCCTGACGCTGTGCGCCAAGCTGGAAAAGCTGGCAGACGTCAAGCTGACGTTTGTGTGCATACCGCTGTGGACCATGTTGCTGGGGGCTCTGGTGGAGCTGGGGCTGAATATATTTCCTGAAAGGAGAGAGGCTTGA